In the genome of Desulfurellaceae bacterium, one region contains:
- a CDS encoding DUF839 domain-containing protein: MTLPRRQFLRYLGIGTYAALLNPLRLAAAAPRARSSAWTPSFFEPINPSTADQLRLPAGYRTDLLGVWGDELGFPDPTRNRELSFGNDNDFLAYFPLASQHDSSQKTVHDNRAIGKQHESSFTEQGLLWVNHESPHPLFVSGYSREDAQAEKPKTAEQIQAEKRSVGGSVLYLRREADGRWRREYHHRYTSRYTACGPRFGFDGPAAEAVASLSGQPDCPGTLANCSGGTTPWHSVLSCEENYHLYNPQTPRTLRWSDQPDEAIAETQFGWVVEVDPFGELPPVKHTSLGRFSHENIALRCDGPTGRLVAYMGDDKADEYVYKFVSAQPLPASASRLEQRTALSQGTLYAADFQHGRWLALDWNVQKNREKWQAYNATARQTGGPLITSQADILIHARIAARVLGATPLDRPEDCEIHPADGSVYIALTNNTRRANFYGQIVRLIEDNDNPEGERFRFELFLLGGRHSGLACPDNLAFDRRGNLWVACDIASSRLGRDPYQAFGNNGLFMVPTTGPGAGQAYQFASGPTDCELTGPWFSGNDQTLFLSVQHPGGNSPSLARLSSHWPHGGRELPRPGVVAITGFDRV; this comes from the coding sequence ATGACGCTGCCCCGCCGACAGTTTTTGCGCTATCTGGGGATCGGAACCTATGCGGCACTGCTCAATCCTCTGCGGCTCGCCGCCGCCGCACCACGGGCGAGAAGCTCAGCCTGGACGCCGTCTTTTTTTGAGCCCATCAATCCCAGTACCGCCGACCAGCTCAGGCTGCCGGCCGGCTATCGGACCGACCTGCTCGGCGTGTGGGGAGACGAGCTGGGCTTTCCCGACCCGACCCGTAACCGGGAGCTGAGCTTCGGCAACGATAACGATTTTTTGGCCTATTTCCCGCTCGCCTCTCAACACGACAGTTCCCAAAAGACGGTTCATGATAACAGAGCGATTGGAAAACAGCATGAATCGTCTTTTACCGAGCAGGGCCTGCTATGGGTCAACCACGAGTCGCCCCATCCGCTGTTTGTCAGCGGCTACAGCCGGGAAGACGCGCAGGCCGAGAAGCCCAAAACGGCGGAACAGATTCAGGCCGAAAAACGCAGCGTCGGCGGCAGCGTGCTCTACCTCAGGCGAGAGGCAGACGGGCGCTGGAGGCGCGAGTACCATCACCGCTACACCAGCCGCTACACCGCCTGCGGTCCGCGCTTTGGCTTTGACGGACCTGCGGCCGAAGCCGTCGCCAGCCTGAGCGGCCAGCCGGACTGCCCCGGCACGCTGGCCAACTGTTCGGGCGGCACCACGCCCTGGCACAGCGTGCTGTCGTGCGAAGAAAATTACCACCTCTACAATCCGCAAACCCCACGGACTCTGCGCTGGAGCGATCAGCCCGATGAAGCCATCGCCGAGACCCAGTTCGGCTGGGTGGTCGAGGTCGACCCCTTCGGCGAACTGCCGCCGGTCAAGCATACCAGCCTGGGCCGCTTCAGCCATGAGAATATCGCGCTGCGCTGCGACGGACCGACCGGACGGCTGGTGGCGTATATGGGCGATGATAAGGCCGACGAGTATGTGTACAAGTTTGTCAGCGCCCAGCCGCTGCCGGCCTCGGCCTCACGGCTTGAGCAGCGGACGGCGCTGAGCCAGGGGACCTTATACGCCGCCGATTTTCAACACGGCCGGTGGCTGGCGCTGGACTGGAATGTGCAGAAAAACCGTGAAAAGTGGCAGGCCTACAACGCTACAGCGCGGCAAACGGGCGGCCCGCTCATCACCTCCCAGGCCGATATTCTCATCCATGCCCGGATTGCGGCCCGGGTTTTGGGAGCGACGCCCCTGGATCGTCCCGAGGACTGTGAAATTCATCCGGCCGACGGGTCGGTGTATATTGCGCTCACCAATAATACGCGCCGGGCCAACTTCTACGGACAGATCGTGCGGCTGATAGAGGACAACGACAATCCCGAGGGCGAGCGCTTCCGGTTTGAGCTGTTCCTGCTCGGTGGCCGCCACAGCGGCCTGGCCTGCCCCGACAATCTGGCCTTTGACCGCCGGGGCAATCTGTGGGTGGCGTGCGATATTGCCAGCTCGCGGCTGGGCCGCGATCCGTATCAGGCCTTCGGCAACAACGGGCTGTTCATGGTGCCGACCACCGGTCCCGGGGCGGGACAGGCCTACCAGTTTGCGTCCGGTCCCACGGACTGTGAGCTGACCGGACCGTGGTTCAGCGGTAACGACCAGACGCTGTTCCTGTCGGTCCAGCATCCCGGCGGCAACAGTCCCAGCCTTGCGCGGCTGTCCAGCCACTGGCCGCACGGCGGCCGGGAACTGCCGCGACCGGGGGTGGTGGCGATTACCGGCTTTGATCGGGTCTGA
- the arsJ gene encoding organoarsenical effux MFS transporter ArsJ: MDIRSYSLVTAAYWGFTLTDGALRMLVLLHFHALGYTPLHLAFLFVLYECCGMATNLLGGWIGSRMGVRVTLFAGLVLQVVALLMLSGVQASWLTWVSVAYVMGAQALSGIAKDLTKMSSKSAVKLVVAGSPTSERQATLFQWVAVLTGSKNALKGCGFLLGGVLLSWLGFALALWAMAAGLALILLLSVASLNQDMGKSKEKVKFSQLFSKSRAINVLSLARLFLFGSRDVWFVVGLPIFLSDTLGWSLSGVGAFLAAWVVGYGGVQAVTPQFLDKDGGAVAGTRAAQVWGFGLAGLSVGLALVLQAGWYPALSVIVGLAVFGLVFAVNSAVHSYLILAYSDADQVTLDVGFYYMANAAGRLVGTLLSGGVYLLAGLPGCLWTSAGLVFAAAGLTLFLPAERALEVEELA; encoded by the coding sequence ATGGATATACGCAGCTATAGCCTCGTCACCGCGGCCTACTGGGGGTTCACCCTGACCGACGGAGCGCTGCGCATGTTGGTCCTGCTGCATTTCCACGCGCTGGGCTATACCCCTTTGCATCTGGCCTTTCTGTTCGTGCTGTACGAATGCTGCGGCATGGCGACCAACCTGCTCGGCGGCTGGATCGGCTCGCGGATGGGGGTGCGCGTCACGCTGTTTGCCGGCCTGGTCCTGCAAGTCGTCGCCCTGCTCATGCTATCCGGAGTGCAGGCCTCCTGGCTGACCTGGGTTTCGGTGGCGTATGTCATGGGTGCCCAGGCGCTGTCCGGCATTGCCAAAGACCTGACCAAGATGAGTTCCAAAAGCGCGGTCAAGCTGGTCGTAGCCGGCAGCCCGACAAGCGAACGACAGGCGACCTTGTTCCAGTGGGTGGCCGTTTTGACGGGCTCGAAAAATGCGCTCAAAGGCTGTGGTTTTCTGCTCGGCGGCGTTTTATTGAGTTGGCTGGGATTTGCGCTCGCCCTGTGGGCTATGGCCGCCGGCCTGGCCCTGATCCTGCTGCTGTCGGTAGCCAGTCTCAACCAGGACATGGGCAAGTCAAAGGAGAAGGTCAAGTTCAGCCAGCTGTTTTCCAAGTCCCGCGCCATTAACGTCTTATCCCTGGCCCGGCTTTTTCTGTTCGGCTCACGGGACGTCTGGTTTGTGGTCGGGCTGCCCATTTTTCTGTCCGATACTCTGGGCTGGAGCTTGAGCGGGGTCGGAGCGTTTCTGGCCGCCTGGGTGGTCGGCTATGGCGGGGTCCAGGCTGTCACGCCCCAATTTTTGGACAAAGACGGTGGGGCCGTGGCTGGTACCCGGGCTGCCCAGGTGTGGGGCTTTGGACTGGCCGGGCTGTCGGTCGGGCTGGCCCTGGTGCTGCAAGCCGGCTGGTATCCGGCGCTGTCGGTGATTGTCGGCCTGGCCGTATTCGGGCTGGTCTTTGCGGTCAATTCAGCGGTCCACTCGTATTTGATCCTGGCCTACAGCGACGCCGACCAGGTGACGCTGGACGTTGGCTTCTACTACATGGCAAACGCGGCCGGCCGGCTTGTCGGGACGCTGCTGTCGGGCGGTGTGTATCTTCTGGCCGGGCTGCCCGGCTGCCTCTGGACCTCAGCCGGGCTGGTCTTTGCCGCCGCCGGGCTGACACTGTTCCTGCCCGCCGAACGTGCACTCGAAGTGGAGGAACTGGCATGA
- a CDS encoding ABC transporter permease subunit, giving the protein MPEPQSAETQPPAPYPTDRAGVDVRLSATEDRGRLRRKKIYDKAVGLIITCGGIAIILSIAAILFVIVAETLPLWSAPKTEFGGAVRLSELLDGQAARPIAFGVEEYQEIAYVVTEDGWLHFVSLKDNTLLQRYEIRQLQGQRPTAVYQNGFDHNLAIATENGTVVPVYASFVISYDDQSRRIITPRAGEEDAIIVDPQGRAIQQLVYRTGEDDEGIRIAALLGPRSLVFYSQVEQESFLGQTETQVSRRELSSDLPADVTALALDTFLTNLLVSTADGQLLHWQVQDPAAPRLIHGFPVSDSQGVSATTLDWLLGERSLVVGDSAGGVGVWFQVRDQGPPRDSPYRKIHVLQSHSAALTAMKPSARNKGFLTADADGHILLHHATSEQTLVELRTDQGAAVELLSFAPRANGIFAVDNQARLFDWSLDNPHPEINLTTLFGKVWYEGYREPDFTWQSSSATDDFEPKFSLTPLAYGTLKGTFYALLLAIPLSLCGALYTSQFMHPSLRNLVKPSVEVMAALPSVVLGFFAGLWLAPLVADMVPAIFMMLVALPGVTLLAAFAWRLVPLAVRNSLKPGVELVFVAPLLLLTVYACVALNDSIEVSLFAGNFPQWLYDTTGSRYDPRNSLIVGFAMGFAVIPIIYTICEDAFSNVPQHLVSGSLALGANRWQTAVRVVVPTASPGVFSAIMIGFGRAVGETMIVLMATGNTPVMDFNPFSGFRALSANIAVEIPEAPHGGTLYRTLFLAALLLFVLTFVLNTAAEVVRQNLRERYSKI; this is encoded by the coding sequence ATGCCAGAACCACAATCCGCCGAAACCCAGCCGCCCGCCCCCTATCCCACTGACCGGGCCGGGGTTGATGTCCGGCTGTCGGCGACCGAGGACAGGGGGCGGCTGCGTCGCAAGAAGATCTACGATAAGGCCGTCGGCCTCATCATTACCTGTGGCGGCATTGCGATCATTCTGAGTATTGCCGCCATCCTGTTTGTGATTGTGGCCGAGACGCTGCCCCTGTGGTCGGCGCCCAAGACCGAATTCGGCGGGGCGGTGAGGCTGTCCGAGCTGCTCGACGGCCAAGCCGCCCGGCCGATTGCGTTTGGCGTTGAAGAATACCAGGAGATCGCTTATGTCGTGACCGAGGACGGCTGGCTCCATTTTGTCTCGCTTAAAGACAATACGCTCCTCCAGCGCTACGAGATACGCCAGCTCCAGGGACAGCGTCCGACTGCGGTGTATCAGAATGGATTCGACCACAACCTGGCCATTGCGACGGAAAACGGCACCGTCGTGCCGGTCTACGCCAGCTTTGTGATCAGCTATGACGACCAGAGCCGCCGGATCATCACACCCCGTGCCGGTGAGGAGGACGCGATTATTGTCGATCCCCAGGGCCGGGCGATTCAGCAGCTCGTATACCGGACCGGGGAGGATGACGAGGGCATCCGCATTGCGGCCCTGCTCGGTCCGCGCTCCCTGGTGTTCTATTCTCAGGTCGAACAGGAATCGTTTTTGGGCCAGACCGAGACCCAGGTATCTCGGCGTGAGCTGTCCTCCGACTTGCCGGCCGATGTCACCGCCCTGGCCCTGGATACCTTCCTGACCAATCTCCTGGTCAGCACCGCCGACGGACAGCTGTTGCACTGGCAGGTCCAGGACCCGGCCGCGCCGCGTCTGATCCACGGCTTTCCCGTCAGCGACAGCCAGGGCGTCTCTGCCACGACCCTGGACTGGTTGCTGGGCGAACGCTCGCTGGTCGTCGGCGATAGCGCCGGGGGGGTGGGCGTCTGGTTTCAGGTCCGTGACCAGGGCCCGCCGCGCGACAGCCCGTACCGCAAAATTCATGTCCTCCAGTCTCATTCCGCCGCACTGACCGCGATGAAGCCGTCGGCCCGCAACAAAGGCTTCCTGACCGCAGACGCCGACGGCCATATCCTGCTCCACCACGCCACCTCGGAGCAGACCCTGGTCGAACTGAGGACCGACCAGGGCGCGGCGGTTGAGCTGCTGTCCTTTGCGCCACGCGCCAACGGCATCTTCGCCGTGGACAACCAGGCGCGCCTGTTCGACTGGTCGCTCGATAACCCCCACCCTGAGATCAACCTCACCACCCTGTTCGGCAAGGTGTGGTACGAGGGGTATCGGGAGCCCGATTTTACCTGGCAGTCGAGCAGTGCGACCGATGATTTCGAGCCCAAGTTCAGCCTCACGCCGCTGGCCTACGGCACGCTGAAGGGAACCTTTTATGCGCTCCTGCTGGCGATTCCGCTCAGCTTGTGCGGGGCGCTGTACACCTCGCAGTTCATGCATCCCAGCCTGCGCAACCTGGTCAAGCCGTCGGTCGAGGTGATGGCGGCCCTGCCCAGTGTTGTCCTGGGCTTTTTTGCCGGTCTGTGGCTGGCCCCGCTGGTGGCCGATATGGTGCCGGCCATTTTCATGATGCTGGTCGCCCTGCCGGGTGTCACCCTGCTGGCCGCCTTCGCCTGGCGGCTGGTTCCCCTGGCGGTCCGCAACAGCCTGAAGCCGGGGGTGGAATTGGTCTTTGTGGCCCCGCTGCTGTTGCTGACGGTGTACGCCTGTGTGGCCCTTAACGATTCCATCGAGGTCAGCCTGTTTGCCGGGAACTTTCCCCAGTGGCTGTACGACACGACGGGCTCGCGCTATGACCCGCGCAACTCGCTGATTGTCGGCTTTGCCATGGGCTTTGCCGTGATCCCGATCATCTACACCATTTGTGAGGACGCCTTCTCCAACGTACCCCAGCACCTGGTGTCCGGCTCGCTGGCGCTGGGGGCCAACCGCTGGCAGACCGCAGTCCGGGTGGTCGTGCCGACGGCCAGCCCGGGGGTGTTTTCGGCGATTATGATCGGCTTTGGCCGGGCGGTCGGAGAAACCATGATCGTGCTGATGGCGACCGGCAACACGCCGGTCATGGACTTTAATCCGTTCAGCGGTTTTCGCGCCCTGTCGGCCAATATCGCGGTCGAGATTCCCGAGGCGCCCCACGGCGGCACCCTGTACCGGACCCTGTTTCTGGCCGCCCTGCTGCTGTTTGTGTTGACCTTTGTGCTGAATACCGCAGCCGAGGTCGTGCGCCAGAATCTGCGCGAGCGCTACAGCAAAATCTAG
- the phoU gene encoding phosphate signaling complex protein PhoU, producing MPLHTDRQYEEELQELRAKVLEMGGLVEKQIGDAITSLTQRDSELATQTIARDHMVNYLDVSIDEACTRLLALHQPAARDLRFIMTSLKIGTDLERIGDIAQNVCERALELNEEPPLRPYADLPRMAEWARSMLRDSLDAFVREDTGLALDVCQRDDFIDDLTAEVFGRMLGRMAEEPETVVRSTRILFLAKYLERIADHATNIAEMVIYMVKGKNIRHVSPVPSSVSET from the coding sequence ATGCCGTTACACACCGACCGACAGTACGAAGAAGAGTTGCAGGAGTTGCGGGCCAAGGTGTTGGAGATGGGCGGGCTGGTTGAAAAACAGATCGGCGATGCGATCACCTCGCTCACCCAGCGTGACTCCGAGTTGGCCACACAGACGATTGCCCGCGACCACATGGTCAACTACCTGGACGTGTCGATTGATGAGGCGTGTACCCGCCTGCTGGCGCTCCACCAGCCTGCGGCGCGGGATTTACGCTTCATCATGACCAGCCTGAAGATCGGGACCGATCTGGAACGGATCGGCGATATCGCCCAAAACGTGTGCGAACGGGCGCTGGAACTCAACGAGGAGCCGCCCCTGCGGCCCTACGCCGACCTGCCGCGCATGGCCGAGTGGGCGCGCTCAATGCTGCGTGACAGTCTGGACGCCTTTGTCCGCGAGGACACCGGTCTGGCGCTGGACGTGTGTCAGCGTGACGATTTTATCGATGACCTGACGGCCGAGGTATTCGGCCGGATGTTGGGCCGGATGGCCGAAGAGCCCGAAACCGTGGTGCGTTCCACCCGAATCCTGTTTCTGGCGAAATATCTGGAACGCATCGCCGACCACGCCACCAACATCGCAGAAATGGTCATCTATATGGTGAAGGGCAAGAACATTCGGCATGTCTCGCCGGTCCCAAGCTCAGTCTCAGAGACCTAG
- the pstA gene encoding phosphate ABC transporter permease PstA — MNTRFWKSGDPFIWLTGGALGFSLLMIAALLWIVAVNALGFFWPDRLVLVSLSDDTELLGQVRDHEQALQTGDEQGVTYRTQFQVGNRDLYGADFRWVDDARILDRAYPEEAVYFERLEWGALFGFLSSVSVDGQVVAEGFSQSWQAFQAFHPKTRDIRHQIERIERQEVGDINYEMERLRLQIRGIQLHESDPQRAAQEIRALEQEVAGWQQRYEEITERLSALYRENARYEIAVQAAGGKHKNLPMAQVVRAFLPNRMSWAEKAGLYVTRFWEFFWEDPRESNTEGGVFPAIFGTVMMVIIMSLVVVPFGVVAALYLREYAKQGPLVRAVRIAVNNLAGVPSIVFGVFGLGFFIYLIGGSIDSFFYEEALPTPTYGTGGILWASLTLALLTVPVVIVATEESLSAIPREWREGSLALGATKWETLRKIVIPGALPGILTGAILAMARGAGEVAPLMITGVVKLAPTLPLDGHWPFFHLERKFMHLGFHIYDVGFQSPNVEAAKPMVFMTTLLLIGIVIALNLTAIVVRNRLRSKLRFGTF, encoded by the coding sequence GTGAATACGCGTTTTTGGAAGAGCGGTGATCCGTTTATCTGGCTGACCGGTGGAGCGCTGGGTTTCAGCCTGCTGATGATCGCTGCCCTGCTGTGGATTGTGGCGGTCAACGCCCTGGGCTTTTTCTGGCCGGATCGGCTGGTACTGGTCAGCCTCAGCGACGACACCGAGCTGCTGGGCCAGGTCCGTGACCACGAGCAAGCCCTCCAGACCGGAGACGAACAAGGCGTAACGTACCGGACCCAGTTTCAGGTCGGCAACCGCGACCTGTACGGAGCGGATTTCCGCTGGGTGGACGACGCCCGGATCCTCGACCGCGCATATCCGGAAGAGGCGGTCTACTTTGAGCGTCTGGAGTGGGGCGCCCTGTTCGGTTTTCTCAGCTCGGTCAGCGTCGACGGTCAGGTGGTGGCCGAGGGCTTCAGCCAGAGCTGGCAGGCGTTCCAGGCGTTCCACCCCAAAACGAGAGACATCCGGCATCAGATCGAGCGCATCGAACGCCAGGAAGTCGGGGATATCAACTACGAGATGGAACGGCTGCGTTTGCAGATCCGGGGTATTCAGCTACACGAATCCGACCCCCAGCGCGCGGCCCAGGAGATTCGGGCACTCGAACAAGAAGTCGCCGGCTGGCAGCAGCGCTACGAGGAGATCACCGAGCGGCTGTCGGCCTTATACCGGGAAAATGCACGCTACGAGATCGCCGTACAGGCCGCCGGCGGGAAGCACAAAAACCTGCCGATGGCCCAGGTCGTGCGGGCCTTTCTGCCTAACCGGATGAGTTGGGCCGAGAAAGCCGGCCTGTACGTCACCCGATTCTGGGAGTTTTTCTGGGAAGATCCACGCGAGTCGAATACCGAAGGCGGGGTCTTCCCGGCCATTTTCGGCACGGTCATGATGGTCATCATCATGAGCCTCGTGGTCGTCCCGTTCGGGGTAGTGGCGGCCCTGTACTTACGCGAATACGCCAAACAGGGGCCGCTGGTGCGCGCGGTGCGAATTGCGGTCAATAACCTGGCCGGCGTGCCGTCCATCGTGTTTGGGGTGTTCGGCCTGGGCTTCTTCATCTATCTGATTGGCGGATCGATCGATTCCTTTTTCTACGAAGAAGCCCTGCCGACGCCAACGTATGGGACCGGCGGGATTTTATGGGCCTCGCTGACCCTGGCGCTGCTGACCGTACCGGTTGTCATTGTCGCCACCGAAGAGTCCCTGTCGGCCATCCCGCGCGAGTGGCGCGAGGGCTCGCTGGCTCTGGGCGCGACCAAATGGGAAACCCTGCGTAAAATCGTCATTCCCGGAGCCTTGCCCGGCATTCTGACTGGGGCTATCCTGGCCATGGCGCGGGGAGCCGGGGAAGTGGCACCGCTGATGATTACCGGCGTGGTCAAGCTGGCCCCGACCCTGCCGCTGGATGGCCACTGGCCGTTTTTTCACCTTGAGAGAAAGTTCATGCACCTGGGCTTTCATATCTACGATGTCGGTTTTCAGTCGCCCAACGTCGAGGCCGCCAAGCCGATGGTCTTCATGACGACCCTGTTGCTGATCGGTATCGTGATTGCGCTCAACCTGACCGCCATTGTGGTCCGCAATCGTCTGCGCAGTAAGCTCCGCTTTGGCACCTTCTGA
- a CDS encoding response regulator transcription factor, translated as MAETPRKILIVEDEEDIRSLVRYNLEAEGFAVVDASDGERGLHLAATQRPSLIILDLMMPGLSGLEVCRLLRAQEDTASVPILILTARAAELDKVLGLEMGADDYVTKPFSPRELVARVKAIIRRAYGPANERPHEYYEKGWLRIDFDTYEVYRDGEAVGLGLREFDLLKFFVRNPHRVFGRSQILDLVWGHNVYVEPRTVDVHIRRLRQRVERDDTRPTLILTVRGVGYKFNPDALEE; from the coding sequence ATGGCCGAGACCCCACGGAAAATCCTGATTGTTGAAGACGAAGAAGATATCCGCAGCCTGGTCCGCTACAATCTGGAGGCCGAGGGGTTCGCGGTTGTCGATGCCAGTGACGGTGAGCGTGGCCTGCATCTGGCGGCCACACAGCGGCCGTCGTTGATTATCCTGGATCTGATGATGCCGGGCCTGTCCGGCCTGGAAGTGTGTCGTCTGCTGCGCGCTCAGGAGGACACCGCCTCGGTGCCGATTCTGATTCTGACCGCCCGAGCCGCCGAGCTTGACAAGGTCCTGGGTTTGGAGATGGGCGCGGACGACTATGTCACCAAGCCGTTCAGCCCCCGTGAGCTGGTCGCCCGGGTCAAGGCGATCATCCGCCGCGCGTACGGACCGGCCAATGAGCGACCCCACGAGTATTATGAAAAGGGCTGGTTGCGGATCGACTTCGATACCTACGAGGTCTACCGCGACGGCGAAGCGGTGGGCTTGGGTTTGCGCGAGTTCGATCTGTTGAAATTTTTTGTCCGCAACCCGCACCGCGTCTTTGGCCGCAGCCAGATTCTCGATCTGGTCTGGGGCCACAACGTGTACGTCGAGCCCCGCACGGTGGATGTCCACATCCGACGGCTGCGTCAACGCGTTGAGCGCGATGATACCAGACCGACGCTCATCCTGACCGTCCGTGGGGTCGGCTACAAGTTTAACCCCGATGCTTTGGAAGAATAG
- a CDS encoding phosphate ABC transporter ATP-binding protein, whose amino-acid sequence MDKDLSASTPVLAVPQPTGNGNGTAAPVASTAAAPVEIRIRNLCLHYGSSQALYNIDMDIERGKVTAYIGPSGCGKSTLIRCLNRLNDLVDGVRISGSITIGGTEILDTGLDVTELRKKVGMVFQKPNPFPKTIYENIAYGPRILGISQKSRLDEIVEKSLKDAALWEEAKDRLHDNALDLSGGQHQRLCIARTIAVEPEVVLMDEPCSALDPIATTKIEELIHQLKRKYTIVIVTHNMQQAARVSDYTAFMYLGKLVEFGPTDKLFTTPEKKETEDYITGRFG is encoded by the coding sequence ATGGACAAAGATCTGTCAGCCTCGACCCCCGTCCTTGCTGTTCCGCAGCCGACCGGGAACGGCAATGGGACCGCTGCTCCGGTCGCTTCAACGGCTGCCGCGCCGGTTGAAATCCGTATCCGCAACCTGTGTCTGCACTACGGCAGCAGTCAGGCCCTGTACAACATCGACATGGATATTGAGCGGGGGAAGGTGACCGCCTATATCGGCCCGTCGGGGTGCGGCAAATCGACCCTGATACGCTGTCTCAACCGGCTGAACGACCTCGTCGACGGGGTCCGGATCAGCGGCAGCATCACTATCGGCGGCACGGAAATCCTCGACACCGGCCTGGATGTGACCGAACTGCGCAAAAAAGTCGGCATGGTGTTCCAGAAACCCAACCCGTTTCCCAAAACGATTTACGAAAACATCGCCTACGGCCCACGCATTCTGGGCATCAGCCAGAAGTCGCGGCTGGACGAGATTGTGGAGAAAAGCCTCAAGGATGCTGCGCTGTGGGAAGAGGCCAAGGACCGCCTGCACGACAACGCCCTGGACCTGTCGGGCGGTCAGCACCAGCGCTTGTGTATTGCCCGCACGATTGCGGTCGAGCCCGAGGTGGTGTTGATGGACGAACCCTGCTCGGCCCTGGACCCGATTGCCACCACAAAAATCGAAGAGCTGATCCACCAGCTCAAACGCAAGTACACGATTGTCATCGTCACCCATAATATGCAGCAGGCCGCGCGGGTGTCCGATTACACCGCGTTCATGTACCTGGGCAAACTGGTCGAGTTCGGCCCGACCGATAAACTGTTCACCACGCCCGAGAAAAAAGAGACCGAGGACTACATCACTGGCCGTTTCGGCTAG
- a CDS encoding phosphate ABC transporter substrate-binding protein PstS family protein, whose translation MTMKKFSALVGGLALGLAVSGPAVAQVEVDPNLPAYEKVSGISGSLNSVGSDTLNNLMTLWAEGFKKVYPNVNVQIEGKGSSTAPPALIEATAQLGPMSRAMKSSEMDEFEKKFGYKATPLRTSLDSLAVFVNKDNPISGLSLDQVDAMFSKTLRCGAADEVSVWGDLGLSGGWTTAPISLYGRNSASGTYGFFKQQALCKGDYKDTVKEQPGSASVVQGVSEDKNAAGYSGIGYTTSGVRAVPLAENGSSYVEPNQKTVGSGQYPLSRFLYIYINKAPGQPVDPLVQEFAKYIFSKEGQEVVAKDGYYPVSPQIATQERAKLN comes from the coding sequence ATGACAATGAAGAAGTTCTCAGCGCTTGTCGGTGGCTTGGCTCTGGGCCTGGCCGTCAGCGGTCCGGCTGTCGCCCAGGTCGAAGTCGATCCCAACCTGCCCGCCTATGAGAAGGTCAGCGGTATCTCGGGCAGCCTCAACAGCGTGGGTTCCGATACGCTGAACAACCTGATGACCCTGTGGGCCGAGGGTTTCAAAAAGGTCTATCCCAACGTGAACGTCCAGATCGAGGGCAAAGGTTCGAGCACCGCGCCGCCGGCCCTGATCGAGGCCACCGCTCAGCTGGGGCCCATGTCGCGGGCGATGAAGAGCAGCGAGATGGACGAATTTGAAAAGAAGTTTGGCTATAAGGCGACCCCGCTGCGGACCTCGCTCGACTCCCTGGCCGTGTTCGTCAACAAGGATAACCCGATCTCGGGCCTGTCGCTGGACCAGGTCGATGCCATGTTTTCCAAGACCCTGCGCTGCGGGGCTGCTGACGAAGTCTCGGTTTGGGGCGACCTGGGTCTGAGCGGAGGCTGGACCACCGCGCCGATCAGCCTGTACGGCCGGAACTCGGCCTCCGGCACTTACGGGTTTTTCAAACAGCAGGCCCTGTGCAAGGGAGACTACAAGGATACGGTCAAAGAACAGCCGGGTTCGGCCTCTGTCGTGCAGGGGGTGAGCGAGGATAAGAACGCCGCCGGCTACAGTGGGATCGGCTACACCACCTCCGGCGTCCGCGCCGTGCCGCTGGCCGAGAATGGCAGCAGCTACGTCGAGCCCAACCAGAAGACGGTCGGCTCGGGTCAGTATCCGCTGTCACGCTTCCTGTACATCTACATCAACAAGGCGCCCGGACAGCCGGTTGATCCCCTGGTCCAGGAATTTGCCAAGTATATCTTCAGCAAAGAAGGCCAGGAAGTTGTGGCGAAGGACGGCTACTATCCCGTCTCACCGCAAATCGCCACCCAGGAACGGGCCAAGCTCAACTAG